Genomic DNA from Candidatus Zixiibacteriota bacterium:
GCGATGTTTGCTGGAGTTGTCCAATGTCTTGTTGTTCTATGGGCTGCGAATCAAGCAAGTTTCGCTTGTTGGGTGATATTTAAAGAACTCTATGAAAAAGGCCGGACAGTAGTGATTTGATTTATTAGTCAATTACAGCGAGGTGCGTATCGAATCGTAAAATGAATTCGGCGTACTCTTGTTATCAGGGAAACTTCCAAGGCGAATATCGACACGCCAATTCATCGGGGAATCAAACATCTCATGCAGGAAATATTTGATGCTCTCCTGAATACGATTTTTAACAATATCCGCGCCATCTTTTTGGGTTTCAACCAAGAGAATGCAGATTTTACCGTCATTGAAGCCTGAAATTATATCGGTTTGCCGAATAGTTTTTCTGAGAAGTGTTTTCATCCTGCGGGAAGTTTCGCTGTTGAGATTAGGAATTTCAATATCTCCGGTTTTGTTAAATCGAGTTGTGTCGATTTTAATAAACGAAATAAAACTTAAATACCTTTGTGCTCTTTTTAATTCTTGTTGAACACGGGAAAGAAAATTATCTCTTTCTTTATACAACTCATCTAAAATCTCAGTTTCACGATCCATTACCAGACTCTCTTTTTAAACTATACGAGACAGGGATTAGCAACAACTGGAAAACCCTATTCATGATTGTTTTAAAGCAAAAAGAATGCCGCATTTCCCACATTTACCAATCTTAGTCATTTAATCTTCCAGCACTTATAACTTAGTGAAATATTAAAAATTAACCCCCTTGTCATAGCATTAATATAGCGAATTTGTTCTAAATATAATCAAACAATTGTGCAATACAATACACATTGTTTGCAAGCATCAATCTATTATTTTGTATTCTTTTATTTTATACAATAATGACCTATAGCTAATATCCAGTAAAATTGCCGCTTTACGCCGGTTCCAGTTTGTTTTTACCAAGACTCTGCTTATAAGGTTTTTCTCAATTTCTCCAACAACTTTATTGACTTTTTTCTTAAGATTATAATCGCCATCATCCAAATTGACAGGTAAAGAAACCTCATCGGTTCCGGGAGAAGGTATTGGCCCTTTTAAAAATTCATAAATAATATTCACATCCCCGCGAACAATAATCTGTTTGATAAGATTCTCAAGCTGACGAACATTTCCAGGCCAATGATAGTTATATAGATGTTTCATTGTTTCGGAACGGATATTTATTTGTTCTTTATCATATAATAGAGAATATTTTCTTAGAAAATGCTCCATTAACAGCATTATATCATCTTTTCTTTCTCTTAATGGCGGCAGCTGTATGGTGATTTCATTAAGACGGTAATACAAGTCGTTGCGAATAATTTTCTGTTCCATAGCCTCTTCAAGATTACGATTTGTGGCGCATACAATTCTAACATCGACATGAATATTATTAATACCGCCTACTCTGACAAATTCTTGCTGCTCTAATACCTGAAGTAATTTTGTTTGTAATTCAATAGGCATCTCGCCGATTTCATCGAGGAACATTGTGCCCTTGTTGGCAACCTCGAATCGTCCCGGCTTGGTTTTGTTGGCACCGGTAAAAGCGCCTCTTTCATAACCGAAAAGCTCAGATTCTAATAATTCGCGGGGAATTGCTGCACAATTTACTTTTACAAACGGCTCGTCTTTCCTTGGCGAAAGCTTGTGAATCATGCGAGCGATGATTTCTTTGCCAGTACCTGATTCGCCCCTTATCAGGACTGTTAATTCGCTGGGAGAAATTTGTTCAACCACATTTTTCACATTCAACATCGGCTCGGTGTCGCCTATAAGAATTTCATTCTGGCTTTCCCTTATTTTCTTCTTAATATCAATAAGCTCTTCTTTAAGCTTTTTCTTTTCGAGCACGGTTCGGATATGAATTTCTAGTTCTTTAACATCAAAAGGCTTAGGTATAAACTCAGTAGCCCCTCTCTTTATTGATTCGACGATATTTTTTGTGTTGCCATGCCCGGACAGCATTATAACATCCAAAGAAGAGTCGGTGTTCTTAATTTTTTCGAGAACATCAAGACCAGATTGGCCAGGCATTTTTATATCCAGCAATACAAGATCAGGTTTAATATTCGGCGACTTTTTTGAGAGATATGAAATCGCTTCCTGTCCGTCACGAGCAGATTCTATTTCATATCCCAAACCAAGCCCCTCTGAAATTATCCAAGGAACTTTAGGGTCATCATCAACGACTAATATCTTTACTTTATCGCTATCCATAATGCTATATAGGTAAATCTATTTTAAAAGTTGTTCCTTTGCCTAAAACGCTTTCGACATTTAAACTACCGTTGTGCGCCTTAATTACTCTTTCGACAATAGCTAAACCCAAACCTGTGCCTGTTTCTTTGGTAGTATGATACCTGTCGAAAATACGATACAGTTCATTTTCCGGTATACCGCATCCGGTATCGATAAACGCAATTCTAACATAAGGCTCTTGGGCAGGATGAAGCATTATATTGACTTCAAGTACCCCATTATCCTCCATGCTTTCGATGGCGTTCAACATGATATTTATAACTGCCTCAAAAATCTCATTGTTATTGATCTCAATTTGGGGAACATCATTATCTTGATTTATGGTAAACCTAATATTTTTCTTTTCCAAGTCTTTTTCCAAAAGCTGAGAGGCTTTTATAATTACATCTTTTATCTTTGCTTTTGATGTACTGTACATGTTAGGATTAGCAGAATTTACTATTTCCATAACCAGATCATTTAAACGGTTTAATTCGTTTTCGGAACTTTCAAAAAACTTAGAGGCCTCTCTACCCTTAATTTTACTTTTATAAACCTGGACATTTCCCTTTAAATTAGTCAGCGGTTTTTTCAAGTCATGACAGATTTCAGAAATTATCTTCCCCATTGTTACTAATTTAATGCCATTAAGAATAGCTTTTTGGCGTTCAACTACAGAAACTGTCTGGGAAGCTACAATAGCAGCTAAGTTGCTTTCAGAATTGCTTAACTTATTTTGAGAAATAATCGTCATTATTCCGCTAACCGTATTGTGCAATTGAATTGGAACAACTTCAATTGCATGCTTTTTAGCAGATAAACAATCTGCAAACCATTTCATTAATTGATCCTTAACATAATCTATATCGACATTCTTACTTCTTTCTATAACTTCTTTATTTGTTTTCAGTTCAATAGGAGGCTCCGGATTAATTCGGCAGTCTGAGGATTTATACATAAATTCCCGTCTGAACAGGTTTATCCGCTCTGCCAGACCATACCAAATAACCGCTTCTATGTGAATAAGTTTGCGCAATTGAGAAAATATAATTTCGCCGACTCTTTCAATGTGGTCAATCGTGGATATTTTTCTGGTTATTTCAAATAGAACTGTCAACTCGTTTATTTTTTCATCCCTGTCAGCAAAAATATTTGCTCTATCAATGGCGATAGCTGCCTGAGCGCCAAAAGTGTTCAGAAGTTTAAGGTCATGTTCATCGAAGGTTGTGCCGGTTATTTTATTGTTGATATTAACAACACCCAGTATATTTCCCTTATACTTTAGCGGCACGGAAATCAGGGATTTGGACTCATAGTGCTGGCGATTAACCCGGGAAAATCGGACATCGCTTTCGATATCTTTAATTATCAGCGGCTCGCCCGATTGGGCGACATGACCGGAGATAGAATCGCCAACTTTCAGGCGCGTCTCGGCTACGATTTGCTTTGATAAACCGCAAGCTGCGCCTATATATAACTCCTGCTTATTCGGATCAAGAATCATAACCGAGCCTATCTTAGCCCCGATTACATCAATAGCTAAGGATAAAATCTGAGTAAGCGTTTCAGTAAGGTCTATGGTGGCAGCTAAAATAGCACTGGCGCTGTATAAAGCATCAATCTCGGAAAGCTTTTGCTCCAACATATGATTGGCAACTTTAAGTTGTTTAAGAAGACGTTCTTTTTCGAGAGCAGTTTGTCTTTTTTCAAGCGAGCGGGCGATAGCAATTTTAAGCTCTTCAAACTCGATAGGTTTTGTGATATAGCTGAAAGCGCCTTGGTCGACAGCCTCTTTGGCAGATTCTAAAGAAGCATAACCGGTCATCAGTATTACCTCAAGAAAAGGGTCTTTGTGATGAGCTTTTTCTAATATATCGAGGCCGTTTACGACTGGCATTTTGATGTCTGTGATAACGAGGTCAAAACTTTCGTTTTCAAGAAGCTTAGCTGCTTTTTCAGAGTCGGTGAATGCCTCAACCGTATGTCCCTCGATTACTAAAAGGGTTTTAAGGCTTTCGCTCATTCTCTTTTCATCATCTATTAATAAGATTTTAGAACTATTCATCATCTTTTCTTTCTATCGGCAAACTTATTTGGAAAGTTGCTCCGCCTTTATCATTATTATATACTATTATATTGCCCTGATGCCACTGAATAATTCCATAGCAAACCGATAATCCAAGGCCTGTGCCCTTTTTATCCTTGGTAGTGTAGAATGGTTCGAATATTTTTGACATGTTCTCTTTAACTATTCCGCCGCCATTATCACTGACATTTACCTGAATATTTGAGCCGGCAGCTTTGATTGAAATACGAATCTCTCCCCCATCTTGCATAACATCTTTGGCATTCATTAAAAGGTTTAAAAATACTTGTTTAAGTTTTTCAACAGAGCCGCGTATTTTCGGCAAATCCTCATCAATATCGTTATGGACTTCAATTCCGGCGTTTGTTAATTGATTGGAAATAAGAGTTAAGGTTTCGGCAATCACCACTCTTAAATCGACATCGGTAATCTTTTCCTGATGGGGTCGATAGAAATTTAAAAGCTGTCTAACTATGCCGGCAATACGAAACACTTCTTCCTTAAGTATTTTTATATAATCAGCATAAACATCATCCGGTATATCTCTCTTAGCCATAATTTGAAGGTAATTGCTTATAATTCCGAGAGGATTATTAACCTCATGAGCGATGGAGGCTGACAATTTTCCAAGAGCAGCCATTTTTTCTGTTTCGACCAACAGCTTTTGAGTACGTTGAAGTTCCTCATTAATTTGACGTTCGCGCTCATAAAGCCGAGCATTTTCTAAGGCGACAGAAAGCTGGTTCATCAATAATGATAAAAATTCCAGGTCGTTTTCACCAAAGTCAGCTTCGGATATTTTCTTCGGAAGCAATAAAATTCCAAGGAGCCTGTTTTTCATCAACATGGGAGCAACCAGTTTTACGCTCAATCGATTTAGTAATTCGTCTAATTCCTGATCGGCATCAACACTTGCATACAAGTCATCGGAGGTCAACGGTTTGCCCGTTTTAATAAAAGTCTTTATCAAGGGGCTGTTATACTTAACTCTTAAGTTCTCCAAACAATCGGCGCTTAAGCCCTTAGAATGAGGATTCGCTAAATACTCTGCCTCTTTATCTGTCAGCAATATTATCGCGCTTTCTACTCCCATTTGGCCAAGACATGTAAGCAAAATAGCATCGATCAATGAACCTGTATCCAGCATCGAGGAAAGATGGCGGGATATTTCAAATACGGTATAAAGATCGAAAATCTTCCGGCGAAGTCTTCTGTTGGCATCGCTAAGCTGGCTGATTCTGACAGATAAATCATTATCATTAAGAGATGAATTATCCCTGCTATCATCCGGCAAAGGCTCTAAAGCTTTACTGTTTGTCATCTATAAAAATATTCGGCAATGCCCGGTCTTTTGTTAACAACTTATGGACAATCTCCCCTAACTGGCGGATTGCCGGAACCCCTGAAATAAGCGATTAAATAAACAATATCAGAACCGATGACCTGGCAATCGCCATTGGCATCGCCGCTCAAAAAAGGAGCGGGAGCAGGATTTTGCCCTTTAAAGTAAGCCGCAAGATAAGTAATATCAGAACCGATAACCGAGCCATCTCCGTTAGCATCGCCGGGAAGGAAATCAAGCTGAAGCATAAAATCTAAAGTCGTATCTGAGCTAATCGCGAAAGCAGGATATAAAGAATCGGCATACTCGTCATGAGCGGCAGCTATATTATAAACACCAGGTTGAATTCCCGATATAGAATAATATCCATCGATATCGGTTGTATCAAACAAGCCAATATCGGAAATTGTTACAATCGAGCCAGTGAGGTCAACAGAAGTATCATAAAGGGCAACATAACCAGATAAAGAATAAAACTGTCCGACAACCTCAATCTTAAAGCGATTAGATAACGGCGACAGGTCTCCCCTGTCATCCCGGGCAGATACCCGAAAAGTGTATTCGCCGGATGAGTAAGGTCCCACTTGCAAACTTTCCTGATAGGCATATTCAGTCAGGATAGTCGTTGAGGCAAATGAATCATAAGGATAAATATCATCGATATAGATGCCTTCATTCTCAATCACATCATCTGTCCAGTAGCGGAATCTGATATCGGCTTCCTGTCCTGCATAATCAGCTAATGAATACTGCGCCAAAACCCAGCCGCCTGAACTGCCGGTGATGCCAAATTCCTCATTATGGTTATTCGGGTTTGATGATGTTGACCGGTTGCCGTCAAGCTGATACCATACATAGCCGCCATCGGTGGAAATTTCGACATAGGCATAGTCCCAATCGGTTTCGATATCATACCAAGTCCAAAATGTCAGCGTATCGCCGGTTTCGATTTTGAGTCTTTCTTTTAATTCTGCTATAGCCCGATAGCCGTTTCCCTGCCCTGAATATATAGAATAACTCCCGCTATGCTTTCGAGTGGTGCTTAAAGCAAAACTCTCAAGCTCAAAATCGGATGCCTGTTCGCATTGATTAGTGATTTGCTGATAACCGGTTTTCTCGACAACATAATAGCTGACAGTAGCATTGAATGTATCAATATCCGCAGTTTGCCAGTGAATGTAAAAGCTTTGGTCTGCAGGCGCTGTCGCTGGCGATGTTATTGCGGGAATCTGCGGATTGCGCCGTTTGTATATCTCATAAGCATGGTTAGAATAATTCAACAAAGCCTGAACATTTTCGTTTATCAATACGGGAATACGCGCCAATGATGGCCAAAATCCATCGGAGCTATTACCTACCTCATGAGTGATGGCATACACTTTTCGTTTGCTTTGTCTTTCGCCCCAAGCCCAGTCATTAGCATCTCCGTTTGTGTTATACAATAACTGCCAGGCAGTACCGGCAGCATAGCCCATAGTATTATGGGCATAATTGCCGAAATATTCCCAGTATTCGCTGACATTTTCATTAATGCCATCATAATAACCCCAGGACCAAAGACACAAATTGCTGTAGGAGTGGAAATTTTGAATCCAGGCGAAATCATGGCTTTCAATAAACGACATTAAGGCCTGAATCTCCGGCTCGGAACCGGGAGTTGGCCCGCGATAGGTATTACTTGAGGTATATCCAGATGAGCCGCTGTTGTCATAACCCCAAAAATAGGGATAGTTGCGGTTTGGGTCGACCCCATAGGAGCCATCGCCGTTGTTGCGGCGGTTTTTGCGCCACATGCCGCCGCCGGAGGGGTTTGTTTGACGGTTATACTCATAGCCATCCGGGTTGACAATCGGGACTATGAAGAACTCGTTATTATCGACTAAATCGGTAATATCAGGGTCGATACCATAATTTTCCGAAAGCTCTTTTATAAATTCAACACATATATCGACAGTAACCGGTTCGCGGGCATGATGCAAACCATCGATAAATATCTCCGGCTCGTTCTCATCGACACCGGGATTATCCGAAACCTTAACCATCCAGAGATCCCTGCCCTCATGAGTCTGACCTATAGATACTTTGGGAGCTACAAGCGCAGGATAATTGCTTGCCAGCGAATCAAGCGCCGCCATGGTCTCGGAATATGTCCTGAAGCCGCCCATTGTCGTGCCGACCGGATAGCGGCTCTGGTAAAAAGCCGTCAAGTCCTCATGGATGATTTCAATTGGAAGTCCCCATACTTTTATGAGATTATAAGCTAAGCTATCGGCTATTATTTCTATATATTGGTCGGGTTGAAAATCGACAATATCGAAACCGGAAAGTCTTGTTATTGTCTCACTGCTTGTATCGAGTACTCTTATCTGCTTATAAATATCAGCCCCGGCAGAAACCGTTAAAAAGATAGCTATGATTATAGTTAGGAATCTGACACGCATTTTAACCTCTTTGCTGTAATTTATTTTACTTTAATACATTCAGTTAGCAGTTTCAATGCTTTAACATATTAATTTAATCAAACTATAGCGGTTGTCAATGATTTTGTGCATAGGTTTTCATTTTGATATGCCGCGGATACCATGAAATAATATAAACTATTGCTCACATACAATAGAAGTATTATATAAAAGCATGAGATATCTTTTGATATTATTTCAAATATTGGTTGGCTGTACAACACTTTATGCAGATGACGGCATTCCGATATCGAGATTAGATTATAGCGACATTAATGGCCAGCTTTCAATCGCGTATGAGCTTTGGCAAAATGGGAAAATTAAATTAGCCATATTAGAAATCGAAAAACAGCTTGAAGCTGATTCATCGTTAATTACTGATGCCGCTGTAATATTAGGCGGTAATTATCATCTCAAACGTCTGACAGATAATATTTATACCGATAGAGTCGGGGGGTTTTCCCCCTCCGGCAATAAGCTGGCATATTCACAGGATACCTTTACGGTTCGTATTGATGACGGCATGTTCGACTGGCTCGAGGAGAGAAACACCGGCCTCGCCTATTATGATTTCACAGTTGATAAGGAAACAACGCTCGAAATATTTGAAGAAAATCCCGGCAAACCGCGTTTTTTATCAGATACCTGTATTCTATATATTGCCCGGACAGATACCAATCCCGAAAACACTCCTAAAATAAATTTGTTTGCCTACGATTTATCAATGGGAACAACCACCACTTGTTTTCCGTTTCAAAGGCAAAGCTACTGCCCTTATGAAAATGGGGTTATTTTTTATGACAGGCATGAAGAAGCGATAGTGATAAAAGATTTACAAAACCATGAGCAGGATGTTCTCTATCATAATGAGAGCATGATAAATTATCGGCGTCCGCTGAGGTTAATTCGTAATTTCTGCATCGGCAGTGATGTAATCATGTTCGATGCGGGGGAATCATCATACAAAAGTATTTACGGAATTTCCCTCAATGGCAGTGTGCCGGAGATTTTAATTACCGCACCTTTATCTTTTGGAAATGATTCACGTTATTATCCGGCAGCGGTTAATTATAATGAATTCGCCTACTTAGTGAATTATTACGGCAATATAGATATATATTATCATAAAGCCGATAAAGATTACAGGCTGACATTCGATGGTGGAGACAAGTATTATTTAGCAGTATCTCCCGATGGCTCAAAGATAGCATATTCTTACAGATTGTTGTCTCAGAACCAGGAATCGTATGAGATATTTATGCTGGATTTCAGCATTGAGGCTAATATAGAGGATTTAATGTATAGATTTAAGGTATATCGGTAATATAATGCATGACAACATATTAGTAAAATCCTATATCGAATCGCTCAAGGGTCTGGTCGAGGTCGATGTGGTTTATGGCAGTAAGCGTGATATCATATTACAGGGTAGGTTTAGTTCGTTAATCGGCGGCAGTGAGTTTGACATATTAAATAGAATCGCTATGCTTCCCGGCAAACCGGAGATTATCTGTGTCGAGCCAAAAGTAGTTGTGCGGATTACAATGCCGGGCAAAGTAAGCATCAGGAAAGTACCATGGTTGAATATCGTTTTATTTATACTAACTCTTTTTTCCACTCTTTTAGTTGGCGCCGGTAATGCCGGAACTGATTTTGTCAACAACCCTGAGATGTTCTGGACTGACCCCTGGAAGATTATACTGGCGGGCATGCCGTTTTCGTTTCCGCTTTTGGGGATACTGTTATTTCATGAGTTCGGGCATTACATAGCCTCACGTCTGCATAATGTAAAAGTCTCCCTGCCATATTTTATCCCCTTTCCCAATATTATAGGCACGATGGGGGCTGTGATAAGATCCAAATCGCCATTTATAACTCGCATACAGCTTTTTGATGTCGGTGCGGCCGGGCCATTAGCGGGGATGGTTGTTGCCATACCGGTTGTGATATGGGGCTTGGCGCATCCTGTTTTTATTACTGAGACACCGGATATTTCCGGTTTGTTTTATCTTGGAGATTCGCTTCTTTTTACATTGATAAGCTGGCTTGTTCATCCGCCGACCCCGGATGGCTATATCGCTGTTCTTAGTCAAACGGCTTTTGCCGGCTGGGTCGGCTTTTTGGTTACCATGTTAAACCTTCTGCCGATTGGCCAGCTTGACGGCGGGCATGTGATGTATGCCATGTTTGGCAAGATACAGCGCAAAATCGCTTATGCCGCATTATTAGCATTGGTTGTTTTATCATTTTACTGGACCGGCTGGATTTTATGGGCATTGCTGGGATTTTTCTTAATCAAGCCGGCTCATCCCCCGACTGTGCTGGATGAGATACCCTTGGATAAAAGGCGCATGGCAATCGGTTATCTGTGTATTGTTGTTTTTGTATTATGTTTTATGCCTGTGCCTATTGTTTTTTGATTGAGGGTTTTGGCGTTAGGATATCGTCCGTTGCGGCATCCGCCTAATGTTGGCTACTCTGATGCATACCAACAAGAGGGCGTATCCGCCAATGGCGGACGCCCTACGCGCAGATATTTTTATTAATCCTACGTCTATATCTCAAAAACGGTTTTGCCGCCGACAATCGTTCGTACGGCTCTGCCAACGAGCTTTCTGCCTATAAAAGGCGAATTCTTTGACAGCGATTTGAAATCATCCTCAGCAACATTCCATTCGCATTCGGGGTCGATAATCGTTATGTCGGCAGGAGCGCCAGCCTCAAGCTTGCCGGCAGGTATATTGAGAATGCAGGCAGGCGTTGAGGACATCATCTTAATCGCCGTCAGCCAGTCGATGACGTTTTTCCTGACAAGCTCAGTAGAAACAAGCCCAACCGCCGTTTCAAGTCCTATCATTCCCGGAGGGGCGTAGTCGAATTCGAGTTGTTTCTCATCATAGGCATGAGGCGCATGGTCGGTGGCGATAACATCAAAGACGCCATCGGCAATGCCTTTTTTTATCGCCTTAATATCCTTTTGGGTGCGCAAAGGCGGATAGACTTTCAGATTGGTGTCATAGGTTTCCAGCAAATCATCGGATAGCGTAAAATGATGAGGACAGACCTCAGCGGTAACCATGATATTTTTCTTCTTGGCTTTCTTGATCAAATCAACGCCGCCGGCTGTGGAAACATGAGCGATATGAACAAAACCGCCAGTATATTCAGCCAGCATAATCTCGCGGGCAATCATCAACTCCTCGGCAACCCTCGATATTCCGCGAAGCCCAAGCTTGGAGGCAATATACCCTTCGTTGGCGACTCCACCTTCGGCAAGGTCGTTATATTCGCAGTGAGATATCACCGGCACGCTCAGCATCTTGCAGTACTCTATTGCCCGACGCATGATTAGGCCATTCTGCACGCCGGAACCATCATCGGAAAAAGCGACCGCGCCAGCCCGATGCATGTCATCCATCTCTGCCAGTTCTTTGCCCAAGCGGCCTTTTGTAAGCGCGCCAATCGGGTAAACATTGACCACAGCCTCTTTGGCTTTCTGTATAACGAATTTAACTGTCTCCTGATTGTCAATAGTCGGCTCTGTATTCGGCATGCAGGCAGCCGAGGTGAATCCGCCAGCGGCGGCGGCTTGCGAACCGGTAAAGATTGTTTCCTTATACTCATAGCCGGGTTCGCGGAAATGCACATGCATATCAACCAAGCCGGGACATACCAGCTTTCCTGAGGCATCAATATCGCCTTTATCTTTCTTCTTTGACTTGATGACCTCAGCTATTTTGCCTTTTTTGACAACAATTGCGCCGGGTCCGAAATAGTTATCGGCCGGGTCGACAATTGTTCCGCCAGTTATTGTAAAATCACTCAATTTTTCCAACTCCACCGCTTAACAGGTATAAAACCGCCATTCTTATCGCCACGCCATTGGTTACCTGTGGTAATATCACCGAATCGGGACTATCGGCAACCTCTGAGGCTATCTCCACGCCGCGATTCATCGGGCCCGGATGCATTATTGTATAATTCTTGTTAAGATATTTAAGCCGCTCTTTTTTTATGCAGAATCTATTGCTGTATTCTCTTAAGGTCGGCAGCAGTCCCGCCGATTGCCTTTCTTTCTGAAGACGCAGGATATTGACTACATCCGCGCCCTCGAGCGCCTCTTCAATGCGAGTGTACACATCGATACCCATTTGCTCAACCTCGTATGGAAGCAGAGTCGTCGGAGCGCACACCGCCACGCTGGCGCCAAGCGTTTTCAGTCCCCAGATATTAGAGCGAGCAACGCGGGAATGCTTTATATCGCCGATAATGGCAACCCGCAATCCTTTTAAGTCGCCGTATTTTTCACGGATAGTAAAGATGTCAAGCAAGCCCTGCGTCGGATGCTCATGAAAGCCATCGCCGGCGTTTATAATTTTCGAGCCACAATTTTGGGTAAGCATATACGGCGTGCCTGAGGCTGAGTGACGTATAACAATCATATCTATTTTCATCGCCTCGATATTCCAGACAGTATCTAAAAGCGTTTCGCCTTTGACTACTGAGGAGGATACCTTAGCGAAACCTATAGCATCGGCAGACAATCTTTTTTCGGCCAGCTCGAATGAAATTTTTGTGCGCGTGGATGGCTCATAGAAAAGATTCAGGACAGTGATATGCCTTAATGTGGGGACTTTCTTTATCGGGCGCGAAAGAATTTCTTTTAAGGTAACGGCGGTATCGAGGATTAGGTTTATCTCATCGGCGGTCATGCCCTCAAGGCCAATGAGATGTTGAGAGCTTAGTTTCATTTCACCTCTCCCCCGTTACTTTGCTGAAGTATTACGCTGTCTTCGTCATCGTGTTCTTTTAGGTTGACGATGACATTTTCATCGGTGAAAGTCTGCAGTTTTATAGCCGTGTAATCAGCGCAAATCGGCAGTTCGCGATGGCCGCGGTCGATAAGCACCGCCAGCTGGATGCATCGCGTGCGGCCGTAATCGGACAGTTCGTTAAGTGCCGCCCGGACAGTCCGGCCGGTGTAGAGAACATCATCAACGAGAATAACTATCTTGTCATCGATGGAGAAACTCAAATCGGTTTTCTGGATAATCGGCTGGTCGAGCTTGATTTGGACATCATCGCGGTACATGGTGATATCGACTGCGCCGACTGGCGGGGCTGTTTTCTCAATCCGCTTGATAACTTTCGCTACTCGTTCGGCTAAGAATACGCCGCGCGTGCGGATGCCGATAATCACCATATCATCAGCGCCGCCGTTGTGTTCTAAAATCTCGTAGGCGATTCGCTCGATAGACCTTTTAATGCCTTTGGCATCCATTATTTTTGTATTAATCATATTTTATCCTAAAAAAAACCCGCCTGCAGCGGATTGGCTATTTTATAAACACATCTCATTCTGAAAGCTCTTTTATATATTGTTGGAGAGGGATTGTCAAGGGGAATATTTTGTTTTGTAGGATATTTTATGTGTTTGGATGAGAAAAAGCATATCAGATGGTGGTGTCGGGTTTCTCCCGCTGGTCGGAACCCGACCTACTTGAAATCTACTTAATCTTTTACTCACTTTATTTTTACAAGTAAATATTTAAAAATACTATGATTTGGATTTTTACAATTTTTACTCTTATCTATTTTACTATAATCTGACCATGAAATTTCATATTTGTTACTTAATGTTATTTTTTCTGTTCGACCTTTTTTTATTCCAGAAGAACTATTATTTTCCCATCCATGTTCACCTTTCTCAATTTCATTTGAATCTTGAAGTCTAAATTGTATATCACTCGGAATTTTTTTTCTATTGGTTTTTTTCCAGT
This window encodes:
- a CDS encoding response regulator; translated protein: MMNSSKILLIDDEKRMSESLKTLLVIEGHTVEAFTDSEKAAKLLENESFDLVITDIKMPVVNGLDILEKAHHKDPFLEVILMTGYASLESAKEAVDQGAFSYITKPIEFEELKIAIARSLEKRQTALEKERLLKQLKVANHMLEQKLSEIDALYSASAILAATIDLTETLTQILSLAIDVIGAKIGSVMILDPNKQELYIGAACGLSKQIVAETRLKVGDSISGHVAQSGEPLIIKDIESDVRFSRVNRQHYESKSLISVPLKYKGNILGVVNINNKITGTTFDEHDLKLLNTFGAQAAIAIDRANIFADRDEKINELTVLFEITRKISTIDHIERVGEIIFSQLRKLIHIEAVIWYGLAERINLFRREFMYKSSDCRINPEPPIELKTNKEVIERSKNVDIDYVKDQLMKWFADCLSAKKHAIEVVPIQLHNTVSGIMTIISQNKLSNSESNLAAIVASQTVSVVERQKAILNGIKLVTMGKIISEICHDLKKPLTNLKGNVQVYKSKIKGREASKFFESSENELNRLNDLVMEIVNSANPNMYSTSKAKIKDVIIKASQLLEKDLEKKNIRFTINQDNDVPQIEINNNEIFEAVINIMLNAIESMEDNGVLEVNIMLHPAQEPYVRIAFIDTGCGIPENELYRIFDRYHTTKETGTGLGLAIVERVIKAHNGSLNVESVLGKGTTFKIDLPI
- a CDS encoding sigma-54-dependent Fis family transcriptional regulator, translated to MDSDKVKILVVDDDPKVPWIISEGLGLGYEIESARDGQEAISYLSKKSPNIKPDLVLLDIKMPGQSGLDVLEKIKNTDSSLDVIMLSGHGNTKNIVESIKRGATEFIPKPFDVKELEIHIRTVLEKKKLKEELIDIKKKIRESQNEILIGDTEPMLNVKNVVEQISPSELTVLIRGESGTGKEIIARMIHKLSPRKDEPFVKVNCAAIPRELLESELFGYERGAFTGANKTKPGRFEVANKGTMFLDEIGEMPIELQTKLLQVLEQQEFVRVGGINNIHVDVRIVCATNRNLEEAMEQKIIRNDLYYRLNEITIQLPPLRERKDDIMLLMEHFLRKYSLLYDKEQINIRSETMKHLYNYHWPGNVRQLENLIKQIIVRGDVNIIYEFLKGPIPSPGTDEVSLPVNLDDGDYNLKKKVNKVVGEIEKNLISRVLVKTNWNRRKAAILLDISYRSLLYKIKEYKIID
- a CDS encoding diguanylate cyclase produces the protein MDRETEILDELYKERDNFLSRVQQELKRAQRYLSFISFIKIDTTRFNKTGDIEIPNLNSETSRRMKTLLRKTIRQTDIISGFNDGKICILLVETQKDGADIVKNRIQESIKYFLHEMFDSPMNWRVDIRLGSFPDNKSTPNSFYDSIRTSL
- a CDS encoding GAF domain-containing protein translates to MTNSKALEPLPDDSRDNSSLNDNDLSVRISQLSDANRRLRRKIFDLYTVFEISRHLSSMLDTGSLIDAILLTCLGQMGVESAIILLTDKEAEYLANPHSKGLSADCLENLRVKYNSPLIKTFIKTGKPLTSDDLYASVDADQELDELLNRLSVKLVAPMLMKNRLLGILLLPKKISEADFGENDLEFLSLLMNQLSVALENARLYERERQINEELQRTQKLLVETEKMAALGKLSASIAHEVNNPLGIISNYLQIMAKRDIPDDVYADYIKILKEEVFRIAGIVRQLLNFYRPHQEKITDVDLRVVIAETLTLISNQLTNAGIEVHNDIDEDLPKIRGSVEKLKQVFLNLLMNAKDVMQDGGEIRISIKAAGSNIQVNVSDNGGGIVKENMSKIFEPFYTTKDKKGTGLGLSVCYGIIQWHQGNIIVYNNDKGGATFQISLPIERKDDE